One Rubrobacter calidifluminis DNA segment encodes these proteins:
- a CDS encoding MaoC family dehydratase, which translates to MGNSAFTEPGGERYFEDYVAGSVHELGTVRVEEDEAIDFARRFDPQPFHTDPEAAKETVFGGLIVSGWYTVSLMMRLYAGRYLSSVSSLGSPGVDELRWIKPVRPGDELSVRVSVLETRRSRSKPDRGIVRSLIEVLDRRGEAVMSMRAVNLVLRRPER; encoded by the coding sequence ATGGGGAACTCTGCTTTCACCGAGCCTGGAGGAGAGCGGTACTTCGAGGACTACGTCGCGGGCTCCGTGCACGAGCTCGGAACGGTCAGGGTGGAGGAGGACGAGGCCATCGACTTCGCCCGGCGGTTCGACCCGCAACCCTTCCACACCGACCCCGAGGCCGCGAAGGAGACGGTTTTCGGTGGTCTGATCGTGAGCGGCTGGTACACCGTCTCACTGATGATGCGCCTCTACGCCGGGCGCTACCTCTCCAGCGTCTCCAGCCTGGGTTCTCCCGGCGTGGACGAATTGCGCTGGATCAAGCCGGTACGCCCCGGAGACGAGCTCTCGGTGCGGGTGAGCGTGCTCGAGACCCGACGTTCGCGCTCTAAACCTGATCGGGGGATCGTTCGCTCGCTGATCGAGGTTCTCGATCGGCGGGGCGAGGCGGTGATGAGCATGAGGGCGGTCAACCTCGTCCTGCGCCGCCC
- the erpA gene encoding iron-sulfur cluster insertion protein ErpA codes for MEQKQETILTITDAAAEKVKALMAQEGEEDLALRIGVRPGGCSGFQYNIYFDDEVQEDDEVFETKGVRVLVDAMSVPYIMGSEFDYVDGLMGAGFTVNNPNVQGSCGCGGSFTC; via the coding sequence ATGGAGCAGAAGCAGGAAACCATCCTTACGATCACCGACGCGGCGGCCGAGAAGGTCAAGGCACTCATGGCCCAGGAGGGCGAGGAGGACCTTGCGCTCCGTATCGGCGTGCGTCCCGGCGGCTGCAGCGGCTTCCAGTACAACATCTACTTCGACGACGAGGTCCAGGAGGACGACGAGGTCTTCGAGACCAAGGGCGTCCGGGTTCTCGTCGACGCGATGAGCGTCCCCTACATCATGGGCAGCGAGTTCGACTACGTCGACGGGCTGATGGGCGCGGGCTTCACCGTGAACAACCCCAACGTCCAGGGCTCCTGCGGTTGCGGAGGGTCCTTCACCTGCTAG